One Salmo salar chromosome ssa01, Ssal_v3.1, whole genome shotgun sequence DNA window includes the following coding sequences:
- the LOC106567301 gene encoding probable low affinity copper uptake protein 2 isoform X1, translating into MSMTFEAGSRVTLLFDFWDVHGPAGMVLSVFVVLLLTVFYELLKVWKVRLGKPLEQPTQPTFPLTFPPPLHSSDSQGSSAVFASSLSESSLAPTEQAAPTPSPMNRWRLHGIQTAMHFLQVTLGYILMLCVMSYNTWIFLGVILGSVLGYFIWFPLLGQI; encoded by the exons ATGACCTTCGAGGCAGGGAGTAGAGTGACGCTGCTGTTTGACTTCTGGGATGTGCACGGACCCGCAG GGATGGTGCTGTCTGTGTTCGTGGTCCTACTGTTGACAGTGTTCTACGAGCTGCTGAAGGTGTGGAAGGTCCGGCTGGGAAAGCCCTTAGAGCAGCCCACTCAGCCAACCTTCCCACTGaccttcccccctcccctccactcctcagacagccagggaagcaGCGCTGTGTTTGCCAGTAGCCTGTCAGAGTCTTCTCTGGCCCCCACGGAACAGGCTGCTCCCACTCCCTCCCCCATGAACAG ATGGCGTCTCCATGGTATCCAGACAGCCATGCACTTCCTGCAGGTGACTCTGGGCTACATACTGATGCTGTGTGTCATGTCCTACAACACCTGGATCTTCCTGGGGGTCATCTTGGGCTCTGTCCTGGGATACTTCATATGGTTCCCTCTACTGGGTCAAATCTGA
- the LOC106567301 gene encoding probable low affinity copper uptake protein 2 isoform X2, with product MTFEAGSRVTLLFDFWDVHGPAGMVLSVFVVLLLTVFYELLKVWKVRLGKPLEQPTQPTFPLTFPPPLHSSDSQGSSAVFASSLSESSLAPTEQAAPTPSPMNRWRLHGIQTAMHFLQVTLGYILMLCVMSYNTWIFLGVILGSVLGYFIWFPLLGQI from the exons ATGACCTTCGAGGCAGGGAGTAGAGTGACGCTGCTGTTTGACTTCTGGGATGTGCACGGACCCGCAG GGATGGTGCTGTCTGTGTTCGTGGTCCTACTGTTGACAGTGTTCTACGAGCTGCTGAAGGTGTGGAAGGTCCGGCTGGGAAAGCCCTTAGAGCAGCCCACTCAGCCAACCTTCCCACTGaccttcccccctcccctccactcctcagacagccagggaagcaGCGCTGTGTTTGCCAGTAGCCTGTCAGAGTCTTCTCTGGCCCCCACGGAACAGGCTGCTCCCACTCCCTCCCCCATGAACAG ATGGCGTCTCCATGGTATCCAGACAGCCATGCACTTCCTGCAGGTGACTCTGGGCTACATACTGATGCTGTGTGTCATGTCCTACAACACCTGGATCTTCCTGGGGGTCATCTTGGGCTCTGTCCTGGGATACTTCATATGGTTCCCTCTACTGGGTCAAATCTGA